The genomic window TTTTTTCTAGCAGAGCCACAACATGAGCAAGCCATTATTCACCCCCCTTTCAATTGTTTAACATATAATATGAATATGTTTCCAAAACGTTAAACGAAAGGTAAAGGAAAAGTTAAGGCGGGCATTTTGCCCGCCATTTTTTTAATAATTGTTATTGTTACAACAAACCAACAAAATTAAGATTATAAAAACTAAAAAATCGGTACCGCCATTAAAAATATCACCAAAAATACTATTGTTATTAGAATTGCCCATGTTACTTCCTCCTCCAATATCGTTGAATTTTAATACCTAACATAAAATATTAAAAGAAAGTTGCAATTGTTAATGGAAAATTAATAAAGTAGCTGGTGCGGCTAAAAAATGAATACCAATTAGCAACAAGGATCTATCAAGATATGAAAGATTCTCAGATGGGTTACGCTAGAAGCTATGATACTATTAAGCGCTATGTGGCTGCCATTAGAAAAGCTACGCCAAAAGCATATATGGTCCTGCATTCACTTCATGAAGCTCAAGTACAACTGGGAACTTTTTTACTCATTTCAACTAAATCATTTTTTTATTCCACTAATTATTAAAGCCACATTTGTGGCTGCTTTTTTATTAACTTAAAATTTATTATTTCTATTATCTGTAACTGGATTTATTTTACTGTATATTATCAAATATATAGTTCAGAATATTAATGTTCTTAAATTTATGTATGGAGGTAAAAGGATGAGAAATCTTGCCGATAGTGAAATATTATCTCTTACTGGCTTATTAAAAATGGAAAAAGATGGTTTGATAATGGCTAAAGCCCTCCAATCCATTATAAGCAACGAGGACTTAAAGAGAGAGGCAGAAGCTGGTATATTAGCAACAGAGGGAAGAATAAAGGGTATACAGCAATTTATTAATGAGAACAAAGTTACAGATATACAGGAGGTGCATTAAGATGTCAATGTTCATGAAAAATGTAATAAAAGAAAGTCAAGGTCTTGATGATGAGGTTATTGCAAATAATATGCTTGCATCTGCAAAAGTTGCTGCTAATGCATATCTTAATGCGGCAATGATATGTGCAACTCCTGAGCTAAGGGCTATGTATTCTGCAAGTCTAAACCAGATCATGGCCGGTCAAACAGCAGTTATGGAATTAGCGGTAAGAGAAGGTTGGGAAAATCC from Bacillota bacterium LX-D includes these protein-coding regions:
- a CDS encoding spore coat protein, translated to MSMFMKNVIKESQGLDDEVIANNMLASAKVAANAYLNAAMICATPELRAMYSASLNQIMAGQTAVMELAVREGWENPYMTTAQQLSDTYSKSQTVVESR